The genomic segment ATATAGGGACGCAAAGTCGCCGGCCATAAGGCGACCAGCAGGAGGTACCAACCGCCGGAGAGCACGAGCGCACCCACCGCGGCCGCCAGCCGGACGAACCGCGCCCGCAGCGGCGCGTCTGCGGCGATGAGGAACACCGCCCCCAGCGCGGGCAACACCAGGAAGGCCTGCATCATCTTGGCTAGAAAGCCGACGCCGACCGCCACCCCGGCCAGCGGCAGCCACCACCATGCGGCATCACCGTCCAGTGCGCGCAGCGTGGCGTAGGCGGCGGCGACCAGCGAAAGTACCAGCAGCGCATCGGGATTGTTGAACCGGAACATCAGCGCCGCCGCCGGGGTCAACGCGAGCACCGCACCGGCGAGCAACCCGGCCCAAGGGCCGCTGACCCGGCGCACGGCCGCGTAGAGCACCGCGACCGCCGCGACACCGAACACCGCCTGGGGCAGCAGGAGTGCCCATGAGTTGACCCCGAACACCCGCGCCGACAGACCCGTCACCCATAGGGCGGCGGGTGTCTTGTCCACGGTGATCGCATTGCCCGCATCACTGGACCCGAACAGCCAGGCCGTCCAGTTCTCGGCGCCGGCCTGGGCCGCCGCCGAATAGAACGGGTTGGCCCAGCCGCTGGCTCCCAGGTTCCACATGTACAGCACCGCCGTCGCGGCCAACAGCAGCGCCAGCGCGCCATAGTGCTTGCTGCGGATCATGATTCGTTCGTTCGGGGCAGGCGCACGGTGAACTCGGTCAGACCCGGAACACTCTGCAGCGTGATGCTGCCACCGTGGGCCCGCACGACGGCCGACGCGATCGCCAGGCCCAGTCCGGTGGATCCGCCCTTGCGGGACCGGGAGGTGTCCCCGCGCGCGAAACGCTCGAATACCTCGGACTGCAGCCCGGCCGGGATACCCGGCCCGTCATCGACCACCCGCAGCACAGCGGCATCCGGCTCGGCGTGCAACGACAACGTCACCGATGTCCCGGGCGGGGTGTGGGTGCGGGCGTTGGCCAGCAGGTTGGCCACCACCTGGTGCAGGCGGGCATCGTCACCGGTGACATACAACGGATCCGACGGCACGTCGAGGTTCCACTCGTGGTCCGGCCCGGCGATGTGGGCATCGCTGGCGACGTCGGCCGACAGCCGTGACAGGTCGACGGGCTCACGTTCCAGCGGGCGACCGGAGTCCAGGCGTGCCAGCAGCAACAGGTCCTCGACGAGGTGGGTCATCCGTTCGGCCTCGGACTCCACCCGGCCCATGGCGTGCGCGACGTCATCGGGCACTTGGTCCCGTTTACGTTGCGCCAGTTCGGTATAACCGCGGATCGCGGCCAGCGGAGTGCGCAACTCATGACTGGCGTCGGCGACGAACTGGCGCACCCGGCTCTCGCTGGCCTGCCGCGTCGAGAGCGCGGTCGAGATGTGGTCGAGCATCCGGTTCAGTGCCAGGCCCAACCGGCCCACCTCGGTGTACGGGTTCGCGTCGATCTCGGGTACCCGCACCGGCAGCTCAACCTCACCGCGGTCCAGCGGCAGGTTCGCCACCTCTCCCGCGGTCGCGGCCACCCGGGTGAGCGGCGTCAGCGCGCGACGGTTGATCAGGATGCCTGCGGTGGTGGCCACCGCCAGCGCGGCCACCGTCACCACTGCGAACGTCAGCGCGACCCGCAACAGCGTCGCATTGAGGTTGCCCAGACTCATCCCGATCACCAGCGTCTCGCCGGTGAGCCTGCTTCGGACCGACATCACCCGGTAGTCGCCGAGACCTTTGAGGTCGCGGGTCACCGGCCGGCGTTGCCCTGCGTTCTGCGCGAGTTGTTCGACTGCACCGGGCGGTACCTGCGTACGTACACCGCCGGGACCGAGCAGGCCGGCGTCGCTGGCGCTGCCGTTGGTGATGACCGCCGCGATCATCCCGATCGGCTGGCCGGGAGCATCGAGGAACTGCGGGCCGGGGCCGGGGCGGGGCCACGGCGGCCGATTGTCCCGGAACGCCGGCGGCAGCGGAGGCGGTGGCGGTTCGCCGTAGATGACGGCCGACCGGTGCGCGGTCTCGCGCAGCTGATTGTCGACCTCACCGATCAGATATTGGTGCAGCGCAAGGATTGTCACCGCGCCGATGCCGAGGCAGACGACGAGCAGCAGGCAGAGCTGACCGATGAGCAGCCGCGCGGACAGCGACCTGGTGCTAGCTCGCAGGTTTGAGAACATAGCCCGCGCCGCGCAACGTGTGGATCATCGGATCGCGCCCGCTGTCGATCTTCTTGCGCAGGTATGAGATGTACAGCTCGACGATGTTGGACCGGCCACCGAAGTCATAGCTCCAAACCCGGTCCAGGATCTGGGCTTTCGACAACACACGCTTGGGATTGCGCATCAGGAAACGCAGCAGCTCGAATTCGGTGGACGTCAGCGAGATCGGTTCGCCGCCCCGGGTCACCTCGTGACTGTCCTCGTCGAGTATTAGATCGCCGACGACGATCTGAGCGCCGCTGTCCTCGGTGGTCACGCCGGTGCGGCGCAGCAGAGCCCGCAGCCGCAGCACGACTTCCTCGATGGAGAACGGCTTGGTGACGTAATCGTCGCCGCCCGCCGTCAACCCCGCGATGCGGTCTTCGAGGGCATCCTTGGCGGTCAGCAGCAGCACCGGCAGTTGCGGGTTCTGCTCGCGCAATTTCCGCAGCACGTCCAGACCGCTCATATCGGGCAACATGATGTCGAGCACCACCGCGTCCGGTCGCGCGCTGCGCGCCGCGGTGATCGCCGACGCGCCGTCGGCGGCGGTGGCGATGGTCCAGCCCTCGTAGCGCAGGGCCATCGACACCATCTCGGCCAGCACGGTTTCGTCGTCGACAACCAGAACCGTGATCGGGTTGCCGTCGGCTCGGCGCATGACGACACGTTCCGCCGCTGAAGAGGTCATGTCCTCCAGTATGGGAGCGGCGATGAGCGGTTCCTATGGCATTCCTATGTCCCGGCTGTGAAACCCCACGCACAGTGCGCGCTGACACTCGGCACAGCGGACGCACAGCTCGGCTGCTCACCGTGGATTCATGACTGTCGAACAGCAACCCGTATGGGGCACCCCGGCGGAGCACTCCAAGACCTGGTCAACCCGCACGACCGTGGCAGCCGTCGGGATCGCGGCGGCACTGGCCGCGGTCGGCGGCGTGGTGGTCTACGCCGCCACCGGCGGCAGCGGTGACGGGCATGCGGGCGGCCCGCCCGGTTGGGGTGGCGGCGGACCAGGCGGTCCCGGCGGGTCGCAGCGGTCGCTGCACGGCGAGAACGTCGTCTCCGACGGAAAGGGCGGATTCAGCACCGAACTGACCCAGACCGGCGACGTCACCGCCGTTACCGACACCTCGGTCACGGTCCGCAGCCAAGACGGCTACAGCCACACCTATGTGCTCAACACCGAGACCCGCAAGCCACCTCAGCCGCTGCAGACCGGCACGCAGGTCTCGATACGCGCGACCGAACAGGGCGGCGCGGCTACAGCGACGATGGTGATGCCCGCCAGATAATTTTTCGGTGAACTTCTTCGAGGTCATCGAGACGGTAGGCAAAGCGATCGACGCGACGGGTGTCGCCGTGATCGCGATCGGCGCGTTGCTCTCGGCCGCGGGTGTGCTCCGGCGTCTGCGAACCGGCGACGCCTACCGGGCCTTCCGTCAACAGCTTGGCCGTTCGATCCTGTTAGGGCTCGAACTTCTGGTCGCCGCGGACATCATCCGCACCGTCGCCGTGACGCCGGACGCCCGCAGCGTGGCGGTGCTGGCCGGCATCGTGCTGATCCGCACGTTCTTGAGCTTCTCCTTGGAGCTGGAGATCACCGGCTACTGGCCGTGGCAGAAGAACCGTCAACCGCAAGCCGCGACCGACCCCGCCGCGCCGACGCCCGGGACGGCCACGCGTCCGCAATGATGCGGGTATGGACGACAAGCGGCGGGCCCGACGCGCACGGATCATCGACGCCATCCGCAAGACTCCCCCGGAACCACTGGGCCCACCCGACTCCCACGACCTGGTCGAGGTGGCGGCGATGCTGCGGGAGATCGGCATCGCGCTGATCGAGGTCGAACAGCCCACGCAGCTTGTGTTTTCGCGACTGACCGAGATCGCCGCGCAGTACACCACTGCGCCGGTGCGCCTGGTCGTGCTGCCCACGGTGCTGATGATTCAGGTGGGCACGGTCGGCTATGAGGTCGACACCTCGACCACGTACTCACTGCAGCTCGACATGGCCGGCCGTATCGACGACATCGCCAGCCTGGCTGCCGTCGGCGCGATCACCCCAGCCGACGCGATTGCGGCGATCACCCGGGCGCGCAAACTGCGCCCGCGCTTCGGTCCGGTCCCGACGACGCTCGGATATGCCCTCACCACAATCGGTTTCGGCATGATCATCAACCCGACCTGGGCGTCGCTGCCGGGGTATCTGTTCCTCGGCCTCATCGTCGGGGCGATCGCTCAACTCGGCCGGCCCTTCCCGTCCCTGAACCCGGTGCTGCCGACCGCGGCGGCGATGATCGTGACGATGCTGGCAACGTGGTTCGTCGCGGACACCGCGAACGACGGGCTGCTGCGGGTGATCGCCCCCGCCTTGGTGGCGATGCTGCCCGGCATGTCGCTGACCATCGGGGCGATGGAACTGGCCAGCAACCAGCTGATCAGCGGCACCAGCCGGCTGGTCTACGGCGTCGCCCAGCTGGCGCTGCTTGTCTTCGGGGTTGCACTGGGCGTGCACATCGCCGGCGAGGTCAAGCCGCAGGCGCCGTCGACGCAGATGGGTTCGTGGTCGTTGTACGTGGCGATCATCGTCGTGGCGATCGGGCTTTACGTCTACCTTTCCGCCCCGCGTGGATCGCTGATCTGGCTGGCGGCCGCCATCGCTGTCGCGCTGGTGGGTCAGGCGATCGCCGGAAAGTTCGTCGCCGCAGCCTATTCCGGCTTCATCGGCGCCTTCTTGACGGTCCCGTTCGCGATGCTGGCCGCGCGGATCCGAACCTCTCCCCCGGCAATCGTGATGATGCTGGCGGCGTTCTGGGCGTTGGTGCCCGGAGCGCTGAGCTTCGAATCGGTAAGCGTGGCCGCGACCGGCACCCGCGTCGGCACGGCCAGTCTGGGGGTCACCGGTGCGGCGATCCTGTCGATCGCGCTGGGCACCGTGATCGGCTGGAGCGTGTTCCACACCATCGACAGCCGATTGCCCTGGCCGAAGGGATTGGATCAACCAACCGTACGGTAGGTTCACCCGGGTGGACGAGCTGAGCGCAGTCAGCGCATGGATGTCGGAGCAGGGCCTGGGTGACGGCCCGCTCGAAAACGTCTCCGAGATCACCGGCGGCACGCAGAACGTCATGCTCCGTTTCACCAGGTCGGGCCGCGAATATGTGTTCCGCCGAGGGCCACGCCACCTGCGGCCGGTCAGCAACAAAGTGATCCTGCGGGAGACGCAGGTGCTGCACGCACTGGCCGGCACCGACGTCCCGCATCCGCGGCTGATCGCGGTGTGCGACGACACCTCGGTGCTGGGCGATGCGGTGTTCTATCTGATGGAACCGGTCGACGGCTTCAACGCCGGATCGATGCTGCCGCCGCTGCACGCCGGCGACGCCGGCATCCGGCACGCGATGGGCCTGTCGATGGCCGACGCGGCGGCCAAGCTCGGCGCCGTCGATCACGTCGCGGTGGGTCTGGCCGATTTCGGCAAGCCGGACGGATTCCTGGAACGCCAAGTGCCGCGGTGGCTTTCCGAGCTCGAGTCCTACAGCGGGTTCGACAACTACCCGGGACCCGACATCGGCGATGTCGACGCTGTCGCCACCTGGCTGCAGAAGAACCAGCCCACCGACTGGCAACCCGGCATCATGCACGGCGACTACCACGCGGCGAACGTGATGTTCTCGCCGACCGGGCCAGAGGTGGTGGCGATCGTCGACTGGGAGATGTGCACCATCGGCGACCCCCTTCTGGACCTCGCCTGGATGCTCGCCACCTGGTATGCGCCCGGCCAAGAGTCGGTGCTGGGCAACGCCCTGATGGAAGCGGGTGACTTGGCCACCCCCGACGAGTTGATCGAGCGGTACGCGCAAAACACCACCCGCGACCTGTCCAATATCGACTGGTACACCGTGCTGGCGTGCTTCAAACTCGGCATCATCCTCGAAGGATCGAATGCCCGCGCGGTTGCGGGGTTGGCGCCCAAGGAAGTTGGCGACCACCTGCACATCGCGACGGTTCGCCTGTTCGAGCGCGCCCTGGCGCTGATGGAGGGACAACGATGATCGATTTCGAGATTCCCGACGACCTGGCGGCGCTGCGCGACGAGATCCGCGCCTTCGTCGTCGAGAAGATCGTTCCCTACGAGCGAGATCCGCGCCTCACCCGGCACGGGCCCAACGAAGAGATGCGCACCGAGCTCGTGGGCCTCGCCCGGGATGCCGGCCTGCTGACCTTTCAGGCGCCGAACCGCTTCGGCGGCCGCGAACCGTCGCACCGCGAGCAGGCGGTGCTGTTCGAGGCCGCCGGCTGGTCGACGCTGGGGCCCGTCGCGCTGAACTGCGCGGCGCCTGACGAGGGCAACATGTATCTGCTGTCCAAGATCGCCAGCGACGAGCAGGCCGAGACGTTCCTAGTCCCGGTGATCGACGGCCGGCAGCGCTCAGTCTTCGCGATGACCGAGCCCGACGGCGCCGGCTCCGACCCGAATCAGCTTGCCACCGAAGCGGTTTTCGATGGCAGCGACTATGTGATCAACGGCCTCAAGTGGCTGATCACCGGGGCCAACAACGCGCGAACGTGGATCATCATGGCGCGGGTGGCACCGAATTTGCACGGCGCCGACGGCCCGACCCTGTTCCTGTGCGACGGGCAGACTCCAGGTATCGAGCTCGAGCGGGTCATGGACACCATGGACCGCAACTACGTCGAGGGCCACGGCGTCGTCCGATTCAACAACCTGCGACTGCCGGCCTCCGCCGTCCTCGGCGAAGTCGGCCAGGCTCTTCGCTATGCCCAATTACGGCTTGCCCCAGCCCGTTTGACGCACTGCATGCGATGGCTTGGCGCGGCATCGCGGGCACAGTCGATCGCGATCGAACATGCCCGCACCCGAACCGCATTCGGCAAGCCCCTCGGTGAGCATCAGGGTGTCAGCTTCATGCTGGCCGACAACGAGATCGCCCTGCAACAGTGTCGGCTGGCGATCTGGTGGGCCTGCTGGACGCTGGACGGCGGAGCCAAGGGCCGCCACGAGAGCTCGATGGTCAAAGCGTACGTCTCCGAGGAACTGTTCAAGGTTGCCGACCGCTGCGTTCAAATCCTCGGCGGCATGGGCATTTCCGACGAAACGCCGGTCGGCATGATCTTCTCCGACATGCGGGCCTTCCGCATCTACGACGGCCCGACCGAAGTGCACAAGTACGCGATCGCCCGCCAGGTATTGAGGAACCCGTCATGAGCATCTTGGATAGTTTCCGCCTCGACGACAAGGTCGTCATCGTCACCGGCGCCTCGTCCGGATTGGGCGTGTCGTTCGCCAAGGCCTTCGCCGAAGCGGGCGCCCACTTGGTGATCGGTGCCCGGCGGGTCGAGCAGATGGCGGGCACCGCAGCGCTTGTCGAAGAGGCCGGACGAAAGGTGTACACCCGCAAGACCGATGTCGTCGACCCCGAGCAGTGCCAACAACTGGTGGATTCAGCGATCAGAGAGTTCGGCCGGGTGGACGTGTTGGTCAACAATGCCGGCGTGGGCACCGCGGTGCCGGCCACCCGCGAGACGCCCGAACAGTTCCGCAAGGTCGTCGACGTCAACCTCAACGGCTCGTACTGGATGGCACAGGCCTGCGGCCGAGTCATGCAGGCCGGGAGCTCAATCATCAATATTTCCAGCATCCTTGGCATCACCACGGGCGGTCTGCCGCAGGCCGCCTACAGCGCGTCGAAGGCCGGCGTGATCGGGCTGACCAGGGACCTGGCCCAACAGTGGGGACCGCGCAAGGGAATTCGCGTCAATGCCCTCGCTCCCGGCTTCTTCCAGAGCGAGATGACCGACGAATATCAGCCCGGCTACCTCGAAACCCAGCTACCACGTGTCATGGTGGGCCGAATGGGAGATCCCGCCGAATTAGCCGCTACCGCAATCTGGCTCGCGTCTCCGGCCGGCGGTTATGTGACGGGCCAGACAATTATCGTCGACGGCGGCCTGACCATCACCTAGTGATAACGATCACGCGTCATTTGGGCCCCTCTTAGGACTCTCACATCATCGTGACACCGGGTTTTAAGAC from the Mycolicibacterium crocinum genome contains:
- a CDS encoding sensor histidine kinase, with the protein product MFSNLRASTRSLSARLLIGQLCLLLVVCLGIGAVTILALHQYLIGEVDNQLRETAHRSAVIYGEPPPPPLPPAFRDNRPPWPRPGPGPQFLDAPGQPIGMIAAVITNGSASDAGLLGPGGVRTQVPPGAVEQLAQNAGQRRPVTRDLKGLGDYRVMSVRSRLTGETLVIGMSLGNLNATLLRVALTFAVVTVAALAVATTAGILINRRALTPLTRVAATAGEVANLPLDRGEVELPVRVPEIDANPYTEVGRLGLALNRMLDHISTALSTRQASESRVRQFVADASHELRTPLAAIRGYTELAQRKRDQVPDDVAHAMGRVESEAERMTHLVEDLLLLARLDSGRPLEREPVDLSRLSADVASDAHIAGPDHEWNLDVPSDPLYVTGDDARLHQVVANLLANARTHTPPGTSVTLSLHAEPDAAVLRVVDDGPGIPAGLQSEVFERFARGDTSRSRKGGSTGLGLAIASAVVRAHGGSITLQSVPGLTEFTVRLPRTNES
- a CDS encoding response regulator transcription factor, with translation MRRADGNPITVLVVDDETVLAEMVSMALRYEGWTIATAADGASAITAARSARPDAVVLDIMLPDMSGLDVLRKLREQNPQLPVLLLTAKDALEDRIAGLTAGGDDYVTKPFSIEEVVLRLRALLRRTGVTTEDSGAQIVVGDLILDEDSHEVTRGGEPISLTSTEFELLRFLMRNPKRVLSKAQILDRVWSYDFGGRSNIVELYISYLRKKIDSGRDPMIHTLRGAGYVLKPAS
- a CDS encoding DUF1622 domain-containing protein, encoding MNFFEVIETVGKAIDATGVAVIAIGALLSAAGVLRRLRTGDAYRAFRQQLGRSILLGLELLVAADIIRTVAVTPDARSVAVLAGIVLIRTFLSFSLELEITGYWPWQKNRQPQAATDPAAPTPGTATRPQ
- a CDS encoding threonine/serine ThrE exporter family protein, with the translated sequence MDDKRRARRARIIDAIRKTPPEPLGPPDSHDLVEVAAMLREIGIALIEVEQPTQLVFSRLTEIAAQYTTAPVRLVVLPTVLMIQVGTVGYEVDTSTTYSLQLDMAGRIDDIASLAAVGAITPADAIAAITRARKLRPRFGPVPTTLGYALTTIGFGMIINPTWASLPGYLFLGLIVGAIAQLGRPFPSLNPVLPTAAAMIVTMLATWFVADTANDGLLRVIAPALVAMLPGMSLTIGAMELASNQLISGTSRLVYGVAQLALLVFGVALGVHIAGEVKPQAPSTQMGSWSLYVAIIVVAIGLYVYLSAPRGSLIWLAAAIAVALVGQAIAGKFVAAAYSGFIGAFLTVPFAMLAARIRTSPPAIVMMLAAFWALVPGALSFESVSVAATGTRVGTASLGVTGAAILSIALGTVIGWSVFHTIDSRLPWPKGLDQPTVR
- a CDS encoding phosphotransferase family protein, with the protein product MSEQGLGDGPLENVSEITGGTQNVMLRFTRSGREYVFRRGPRHLRPVSNKVILRETQVLHALAGTDVPHPRLIAVCDDTSVLGDAVFYLMEPVDGFNAGSMLPPLHAGDAGIRHAMGLSMADAAAKLGAVDHVAVGLADFGKPDGFLERQVPRWLSELESYSGFDNYPGPDIGDVDAVATWLQKNQPTDWQPGIMHGDYHAANVMFSPTGPEVVAIVDWEMCTIGDPLLDLAWMLATWYAPGQESVLGNALMEAGDLATPDELIERYAQNTTRDLSNIDWYTVLACFKLGIILEGSNARAVAGLAPKEVGDHLHIATVRLFERALALMEGQR
- a CDS encoding acyl-CoA dehydrogenase family protein: MIDFEIPDDLAALRDEIRAFVVEKIVPYERDPRLTRHGPNEEMRTELVGLARDAGLLTFQAPNRFGGREPSHREQAVLFEAAGWSTLGPVALNCAAPDEGNMYLLSKIASDEQAETFLVPVIDGRQRSVFAMTEPDGAGSDPNQLATEAVFDGSDYVINGLKWLITGANNARTWIIMARVAPNLHGADGPTLFLCDGQTPGIELERVMDTMDRNYVEGHGVVRFNNLRLPASAVLGEVGQALRYAQLRLAPARLTHCMRWLGAASRAQSIAIEHARTRTAFGKPLGEHQGVSFMLADNEIALQQCRLAIWWACWTLDGGAKGRHESSMVKAYVSEELFKVADRCVQILGGMGISDETPVGMIFSDMRAFRIYDGPTEVHKYAIARQVLRNPS
- a CDS encoding SDR family NAD(P)-dependent oxidoreductase, with the protein product MSILDSFRLDDKVVIVTGASSGLGVSFAKAFAEAGAHLVIGARRVEQMAGTAALVEEAGRKVYTRKTDVVDPEQCQQLVDSAIREFGRVDVLVNNAGVGTAVPATRETPEQFRKVVDVNLNGSYWMAQACGRVMQAGSSIINISSILGITTGGLPQAAYSASKAGVIGLTRDLAQQWGPRKGIRVNALAPGFFQSEMTDEYQPGYLETQLPRVMVGRMGDPAELAATAIWLASPAGGYVTGQTIIVDGGLTIT